A stretch of Pseudochaenichthys georgianus chromosome 2, fPseGeo1.2, whole genome shotgun sequence DNA encodes these proteins:
- the abcb6a gene encoding LOW QUALITY PROTEIN: ATP-binding cassette sub-family B member 6 (The sequence of the model RefSeq protein was modified relative to this genomic sequence to represent the inferred CDS: inserted 1 base in 1 codon; deleted 6 bases in 5 codons; substituted 2 bases at 2 genomic stop codons), translating to MTELFLAAAMVFMHSYCEANSSISQTWVDEGISPCFYFTLVPTILLTIAFFLGTIHCIFYQKYGTSMEPKFIPRSRLYGFQQFVSGLLLLQFLGLMVWRAASGGELPGYVVLYGCFSALGWAWSIALLRVERRRALLMDRTRGHSAALLLFWAVAFAAENLAFVSWYSPHWWWGMENNRQQVQFALWLLRYGGTGLLFFIGLKAPGLPRKPYMLLINEDERDVETGQQSLLGGEPNQSTWQGFTKKARLLVPYMWPRGNVFLQMLVLFCLTLLGFERVINVFVPIYYKNIVNELTDGSSWRTLATTVCIYVLLKLLQGGGAGSSGFVSNLRSFLWIRVQQFTNRVVQVRLFGHLHSLSLRWHLGRKTGDVLRSIDRGTSSINSLLSYIVFSILPTFADIIISIIYFITYFNAWFGLIVFVCMALYLTLTIIITEWRTKYRREMNQLDNKTKTKAVDSLLNFETVKYYNAESYEVSRFEDAILEYQVSEWKTQASLAFLNQTQNLIIGSGLLAGSLLCAYFVTEGKFQVGDFVLFGTYIIQLYTPXNWFGTYYRMIQNSFIDMESMFDLFEEDEEVHFTPDHLNAGSLQYKKGKVEFENVYFSYVNGKEILRDVSFTVLPGQTVGPSGSGKSTIMRLIFRFYDVQGGCISIDGQDISKVKQASLRSHIGVVPQATVLFNDTIRNNIRYAGIAASDQEVEEATAAADIHDKIMTFPEGNAKRFGERGLKLSGGEKAKWAIARTILKAPQIILLDEATSALDTQTERNIQASLNKVCANRTTVVVAHRXEMHELXNCSVFWLSGDGRVAERGRHEELLAKGGLYADMWMSQQQALDCGDSSDTEAKDLKSEKMQLPSTSADHHGHGMCF from the exons ATGACAGAATTATTTCTAG CTGCAGCCATGGTGTTCATGCACAGCTACTGCGAAGCCAATTCCTCCATCTCCCAAACCTGGGTGGATGAAGGCATCTCCCCCTGCTTCTACTTCACTCTGGTCCCCACCATCCTGCTCACCATCGCCTTCTTCCTCGGCACCATCCACTGCATATTCTACCAGAAGTATGGCACATCGATGGAACCTAAATTCATCCCGCGCTCCCGTCTCTACGGGTTCCAGCAGTTTGTCTCCGGCCTCCTGCTGCTCCAGTTCCTGGGGTTGATGGTGTGGCGGGCGGCCAGTGGGGGGGAGCTCCCGGGGTACGTGGTGCTGTACGGCTGCTTCTCTGCGCTGGGCTGGGCCTGGTCTATAGCCCTGCTGAGGGTGGAGAGGCGTCGGGCCCTGCTGATGGACCGGACCAGGGGCCACAGTGCGGCCCTGCTGCTGTTCTGGGCCGTGGCTTTCGCTGCTGAGAACCTGGCTTTCGTGTCCTGGTACAGCCCTCACTGGTGGTGGGGGATGGAGAACAATCGGCAACAG GTGCAGTTTGCCCTGTGGCTGCTGCGCTACGGCGGCACCGGGCTGCTCTTCTTCATTGGTCTTAAAGCTCCAGGGTTGCCACGGAAACCATACATGCTACTGATAAACGAGGACGAGCGGGACGTAGAGACCGGCCAACAG AGCCTGCTGGGCGGAGAACCGAACCAGTCCACCTGGCAGGGCTTCACCAAGAAGGCCCGCTTGCTGGTGCCCTACATGTGGCCCCGAGGAAACGTCTTCCTCCAGATGCTGGTCCTCTTCTGCCTCACGCTGCTGGGATTCGAGCGAGTGATTAACGTCTTTGTTCCCATTTACTACAAGAATATCG TGAACGAGCTGACTGATGGCAGCAGCTGGAGGACTCTGGCCACCACAGTGTGTATCTATGTGCTGCTGAAGCTGCTGCAGGGCGGCGGCGCAG GGTCCTCTGGTTTCGTCAGTAACCTGCGCTCCTTCCTGTGGATCCGGGTGCAGCAGTTCACTAACCGCGTGGTGCAGGTGCGTCTCTTCGGCCACCTGCACTCCCTCTCCCTGCGCTGGCACCTGGGCCGCAAAACGGGCGACGTGCTGCGGAGCATCGACCGCGGCACGTCCTCCATCAACAGCCTGCTCAG CTACATAGTGTTCAGCATCCTCCCAACCTTCGCAGATATCATCATTTCCATCATCTACTTCATCACGTATTTCAACGCCTGGTTCGGCCTCATCGTGTTCGTCTGCATGGCCCTGTACCTCA CTCTGACCATCATCATCACTGAGTGGAGGACGAAGTACAGGCGAGAGATGAACCAGCTGGACAACAAGACTAAGACCAAAGCTGTGGACTCCTTGTTGAACTTTGAGACG GTGAAATACTACAATGCAGAGAGCTATGAGGTCAGCCGCTTTGAGGACGCCATCTTGGAATATCAG GTGTCGGAGTGGAAGACCCAGGCGTCGCTGGCCTTCCTCAACCAAACCCAGAACCTCATCATCGGGTCGGGCCTGCTGGCCGGCTCCCTGCTCTGCGCCTACTTTGTGACGGAGGGCAAGTTTCAG GTTGGAGATTTTGTTCTCTTTGGTACCTACATCATCCAGCTGTACACCC TCAACTGGTTCGGTACTTACTACAG aatgATCCAGAACTCTTTCATTGACATGGAGAGC ATGTTTGATCTTTTCGAAGAGGACGAAGAGGTACATTTCACACCGGACCAC TTGAATGCCGGAAGTCTTCAATACAAAAAGGGAAAAGTGGAGTTTGAG AACGTTTACTTCAGCTACGTGAACGG CAAGGAGATCCTCAGGGACGTGTCCTTCACCGTGCTTCCAGGACAGACG GTGGGACCGTCCGGCTCGGGGAAGAGCACCATCATGAGACTCATCTTCCGCTTCTATGACGTTCAGGGAGGCTGCATTAGCATCGACGGGCAGGACATATCGAAA GTGAAGCAGGCCTCTCTGCGCTCTCACATCGGCGTGGTTCCCCAGGCAACCGTGCTGTTCAACGACACCATCAGGAAC AACATCCGCTACGCCGGCATCGCAGCCAGCGaccaggaggtggaggaggcgaCC GCCGCGGCTGATATACACGACAAAATCATGACTTTCCCTGAAGGTAACGCAAAG AGGTTCGGTGAAAGAGGTCTGAAGCTGAGTGGAGGAGAGAAGGCAAAG TGGGCCATCGCCAGAACTATCCTCAAAGCACCACAGATCATTCTGCTGGACGAG GCCACGTCTGCTCTGGACACACAGACGGAACGCAACATCCAGGCCTCGCTGAATAAAGTCTGTGCCAACAGAACAACAGTTGTCGTAGCTCACAGGTAAGAGATGCACGAGCTGTAGAATTGttctgt ATTCTGGTTATCAGGGGACGGCCGGGTCGCCGAGCGAGGACG GCACGAGGAGCTGCTGGCTAAGGGAGGCCTGTACGCTGACATGTGGATGAGCCAGCAGCAGGCCCTGGACTGCGGCGACTCCTCAGACACAGAAGCCAAAGACCTCAAGTCTGAGAAAATGCAGCTGCCGTccacctctgcagaccaccacGGTCACGGAATGTGCTTTTGA